The following proteins come from a genomic window of Dreissena polymorpha isolate Duluth1 chromosome 1, UMN_Dpol_1.0, whole genome shotgun sequence:
- the LOC127871050 gene encoding uncharacterized protein LOC127871050 isoform X2 gives MMDIQSPSCFRTAIPRNSSAGSLAIASQVTERDDSAKYVFSRSNSYNGNMVVENQSMNFRPMTPDPHPDTVQNNDSMKLDLSEKSTVLPPEGALTPTDEPVSKKPRFQISSEEYASQQVNHIEQEVHKDENKHSFSDINGLRELSESCDSIDAAQFGTKRRRLSESVQIKNAESYLENACKAVLDKSPTMHSPKAISDIDFDGASTDSPSVSISGERRRRKPNLEDIVRRMKEVETDYDSEESEIEEERYVMRGQNEEGMDEVDGDLAVRTTQLSNTLEHLQNNARSLYNKAINENNNIINKAHDSDVDKENHSHEDDDMYEDGIPLPANTKPDTNKENSQSVIKQIGRETPPPHSHGGSWMPGQFNGFPMFPFQSSPPELPFSKFMSPYDSKFSSPELEKDYLKCQYCERTFRRQKNLENHIENTHHGKSPVRKKSGEGDMYFKCTHCPYTTKHQSNLYVHLRIHTGERPYICGACGVQYSQSHSLKSHIINKHDGIMSYYIKEKRTRSPRGLGYLATQPIPGESPVFKMPASPMMHSGFHSSMNGLHLPPTSLQQQQSSLKLSPQGKYGLSPHISSMPSSPMMSPGSQAPALQKAPISPGNPQLSPSGLVPQPQMSPQFGMHRPPFPPMHRLFQDNGEITHQSLELAKMGLMNFPFYGKHFAGKTSPPFPMNGHSPLPLPFHNGLSSQSIRPPHPLEHGLVHNVNGHNTQQQYQKPPTNPLQEIHNNRHNELDDGAIDLSKKSMDEALDLAMSDKSTKCLSADSSKCPNCLHLLKLKMLRMNVVRMLSILVPNLNFEEKGINAEGDSVDDLLRDVIESNIHDDDGHE, from the exons ATGATGGATATTCAGTCCCCATCATGTTTTAGGACCGCCATACCTCGCAATTCCTCTGCGGGTTCCCTTGCGATCGCATCTCAAGTAACAGAGAGAGACGACTCTGCAAAATACGTGTTCAGTCGCAGCAACAGCTATAACGGCAACATGGTTGTGGAAAATCAGTCAATGAACTTTCGTCCAATGACCCCTGACCCCCATCCTGATACTGTTCAAAATAACGATTCGATGAAATTGGACCTGAGCGAAAAAAGTACAGTTTTACCTCCTGAAGGTGCATTGACTCCAACTGATGAACCTGTCTCAAAGAAGCCAAGATTTCAAATATCAAGCGAGGAATACGCCTCACAGCAGGTGAATCACATTGAACAAGAAGTACATAAAGATGAAAATAAGCACAGCTTCTCCGACATAAACGGTTTGAGGGAATTGAGTGAATCTTGCGACTCAATTGATGCAGCCCAATTTGGCACTAAAAGAAGACGACTATCGGAATCTGTACAAATAAAAAACGCAGAATCATACCTTGAGAACGCTTGCAAAGCTGTTCTTGATAAAAGTCCAACAATGCATAGTCCTAAGGCCATATCTGACATTGATTTCGATGGTGCCAGCACTGACAGTCCGAGTGTTAGTATCAGCGGTGAGAGACGAAGACGTAAGCCGAATTTGGAAGATATCGTACGACGAATGAAAGAAGTAGAAACAGACTATGATAGTGAAGAAAGTGAAATAGAAGAAGAGAGATATGTTATGAGAGGACAAAATGAAGAAGGCATGGATGAAGTTGATGGTGATTTAGCTGTTCGAACAACGCAACTATCAAATACATTGGAACACCTCCAGAACAATGCACGGTCACTTTACAACAAAgctataaatgaaaacaataacatCATCAACAAAGCGCATGATTCTGATGTAGACAAAGAGAATCACAGCCATGAAGATGATGACATGTATGAAGACGGCATTCCGCTTCCAGCAAATACAAAACCTGACACTAACAAAGAGAACAGCCAGTCTGTCATCAAACAAATTGGGCGAGAGACTCCCCCACCTCACAGTCACGGTGGAAGCTGGATGCCCGGGCAGTTCAATGGCTTCCCCATGTTTCCCTTCCAATCAAGTCCACCTGAGCTTCCGTTTTCCAAATTTATGAGCCCGTATGACAGCaagtttagctcacctgagctcgaGAAAGATTACCTTAAGTGTCAATATTGCGAACGAACATTTAGAAGGCAGAAAAATCTTGAAAATCACATTGAGAACACGCATCATGGCAAGAGTCCGGTCAGAAAAAAGTCAGGGGAAGGTGACATGTACTTCAAGTGCACTCACTGCCCCTACACCACAAAACACCAAAGCAATCTCTACGTGCATCTGAGAATTCACACAG GTGAGCGTCCCTACATTTGTGGAGCTTGCGGTGTTCAGTACAGCCAGAGCCATAGTCTCAAGTCACATATCATCAACAAGCACGACGGCATAATGTCCTACTACATTAAAGAAAAGCGGACCCGCTCACCACGAGGCCTTGGTTATCTCGCCACCCAGCCCATCCCGGGTGAGTCCCCAGTGTTCAAGATGCCTGCATCCCCCATGATGCACTCTGGCTTCCACTCCAGCATGAACGGGCTTCATCTCCCGCCTACATCATTACAGCAGCAGCAGAGCTCGCTCAAGCTTTCCCCACAAGGGAAGTATGGTTTATCGCCTCACATATCGTCCATGCCCTCATCACCCATGATGTCCCCTGGCAGTCAAGCCCCTGCCCTCCAGAAGGCTCCTATATCCCCGGGGAATCCACAGCTGTCCCCCAGTGGCCTGGTCCCACAACCTCAGATGTCCCCACAGTTCGGGATGCATCGTCCTCCATTTCCACCAATGCATCGCTTGTTCCAAGATAATGGGGAAATAACCCATCAGTCGCTAGAACTGGCCAAAATGGGGCTGATGAATTTCCCGTTTTATGGCAAACATTTTGCTGGAAAAACTAGTCCCCCATTCCCAATGAATGGACACAGTCCGCTTCCCCTGCCATTCCACAATGGACTCAGCAGCCAAAGCATACGACCACCCCATCCATTGGAACATGGACTGGTGCATAATGTTAACGGGCATAATACCCAGCAGCAATACCAAAAACCACCGACAAATCCATTGCAAGAAATCCACAACAATCGCCACAATGAGTTGGACGATGGTGCTATCGACCTGAGCAAGAAGTCGATGGACGAAGCCCTTGACCTGGCAATGTCGGACAAATCCACTAAATGTTTGTCAGCTGACAGCTCAAAATGTCCAAATTGCCTGCACTTGCTGAAGCTTAAGATGCTACGGATGAATGTTGTGCGAATGTTGAGCATCCTGGTGCCCAATTTGAATTTTGAAGAAAAAGGGATCAACGCAGAGGGCGACTCGGTCGATGATCTGCTACGCGATGTGATTGAAAGCAATATTCATGATGATGATGGCCATGAGTAA
- the LOC127871050 gene encoding uncharacterized protein LOC127871050 isoform X1, producing MMDIQSPSCFRTAIPRNSSAGSLAIASQVTERDDSAKYVFSRSNSYNGNMVVENQSMNFRPMTPDPHPDTVQNNDSMKLDLSEKSTVLPPEGALTPTDEPVSKKPRFQISSEEYASQQVNHIEQEVHKDENKHSFSDINGLRELSESCDSIDAAQFGTKRRRLSESVQIKNAESYLENACKAVLDKSPTMHSPKAISDIDFDGASTDSPSVSISGERRRRKPNLEDIVRRMKEVETDYDSEESEIEEERYVMRGQNEEGMDEVDGDLAVRTTQLSNTLEHLQNNARSLYNKAINENNNIINKAHDSDVDKENHSHEDDDMYEDGIPLPANTKPDTNKENSQSVIKQIGRETPPPHSHGGSWMPGQFNGFPMFPFQSSPPELPFSKFMSPYDSKFSSPELEKDYLKCQYCERTFRRQKNLENHIENTHHGKSPVRKKSGEGDMYFKCTHCPYTTKHQSNLYVHLRIHTGALSCERPYICGACGVQYSQSHSLKSHIINKHDGIMSYYIKEKRTRSPRGLGYLATQPIPGESPVFKMPASPMMHSGFHSSMNGLHLPPTSLQQQQSSLKLSPQGKYGLSPHISSMPSSPMMSPGSQAPALQKAPISPGNPQLSPSGLVPQPQMSPQFGMHRPPFPPMHRLFQDNGEITHQSLELAKMGLMNFPFYGKHFAGKTSPPFPMNGHSPLPLPFHNGLSSQSIRPPHPLEHGLVHNVNGHNTQQQYQKPPTNPLQEIHNNRHNELDDGAIDLSKKSMDEALDLAMSDKSTKCLSADSSKCPNCLHLLKLKMLRMNVVRMLSILVPNLNFEEKGINAEGDSVDDLLRDVIESNIHDDDGHE from the exons ATGATGGATATTCAGTCCCCATCATGTTTTAGGACCGCCATACCTCGCAATTCCTCTGCGGGTTCCCTTGCGATCGCATCTCAAGTAACAGAGAGAGACGACTCTGCAAAATACGTGTTCAGTCGCAGCAACAGCTATAACGGCAACATGGTTGTGGAAAATCAGTCAATGAACTTTCGTCCAATGACCCCTGACCCCCATCCTGATACTGTTCAAAATAACGATTCGATGAAATTGGACCTGAGCGAAAAAAGTACAGTTTTACCTCCTGAAGGTGCATTGACTCCAACTGATGAACCTGTCTCAAAGAAGCCAAGATTTCAAATATCAAGCGAGGAATACGCCTCACAGCAGGTGAATCACATTGAACAAGAAGTACATAAAGATGAAAATAAGCACAGCTTCTCCGACATAAACGGTTTGAGGGAATTGAGTGAATCTTGCGACTCAATTGATGCAGCCCAATTTGGCACTAAAAGAAGACGACTATCGGAATCTGTACAAATAAAAAACGCAGAATCATACCTTGAGAACGCTTGCAAAGCTGTTCTTGATAAAAGTCCAACAATGCATAGTCCTAAGGCCATATCTGACATTGATTTCGATGGTGCCAGCACTGACAGTCCGAGTGTTAGTATCAGCGGTGAGAGACGAAGACGTAAGCCGAATTTGGAAGATATCGTACGACGAATGAAAGAAGTAGAAACAGACTATGATAGTGAAGAAAGTGAAATAGAAGAAGAGAGATATGTTATGAGAGGACAAAATGAAGAAGGCATGGATGAAGTTGATGGTGATTTAGCTGTTCGAACAACGCAACTATCAAATACATTGGAACACCTCCAGAACAATGCACGGTCACTTTACAACAAAgctataaatgaaaacaataacatCATCAACAAAGCGCATGATTCTGATGTAGACAAAGAGAATCACAGCCATGAAGATGATGACATGTATGAAGACGGCATTCCGCTTCCAGCAAATACAAAACCTGACACTAACAAAGAGAACAGCCAGTCTGTCATCAAACAAATTGGGCGAGAGACTCCCCCACCTCACAGTCACGGTGGAAGCTGGATGCCCGGGCAGTTCAATGGCTTCCCCATGTTTCCCTTCCAATCAAGTCCACCTGAGCTTCCGTTTTCCAAATTTATGAGCCCGTATGACAGCaagtttagctcacctgagctcgaGAAAGATTACCTTAAGTGTCAATATTGCGAACGAACATTTAGAAGGCAGAAAAATCTTGAAAATCACATTGAGAACACGCATCATGGCAAGAGTCCGGTCAGAAAAAAGTCAGGGGAAGGTGACATGTACTTCAAGTGCACTCACTGCCCCTACACCACAAAACACCAAAGCAATCTCTACGTGCATCTGAGAATTCACACAGGTGCGTTATCTt GTGAGCGTCCCTACATTTGTGGAGCTTGCGGTGTTCAGTACAGCCAGAGCCATAGTCTCAAGTCACATATCATCAACAAGCACGACGGCATAATGTCCTACTACATTAAAGAAAAGCGGACCCGCTCACCACGAGGCCTTGGTTATCTCGCCACCCAGCCCATCCCGGGTGAGTCCCCAGTGTTCAAGATGCCTGCATCCCCCATGATGCACTCTGGCTTCCACTCCAGCATGAACGGGCTTCATCTCCCGCCTACATCATTACAGCAGCAGCAGAGCTCGCTCAAGCTTTCCCCACAAGGGAAGTATGGTTTATCGCCTCACATATCGTCCATGCCCTCATCACCCATGATGTCCCCTGGCAGTCAAGCCCCTGCCCTCCAGAAGGCTCCTATATCCCCGGGGAATCCACAGCTGTCCCCCAGTGGCCTGGTCCCACAACCTCAGATGTCCCCACAGTTCGGGATGCATCGTCCTCCATTTCCACCAATGCATCGCTTGTTCCAAGATAATGGGGAAATAACCCATCAGTCGCTAGAACTGGCCAAAATGGGGCTGATGAATTTCCCGTTTTATGGCAAACATTTTGCTGGAAAAACTAGTCCCCCATTCCCAATGAATGGACACAGTCCGCTTCCCCTGCCATTCCACAATGGACTCAGCAGCCAAAGCATACGACCACCCCATCCATTGGAACATGGACTGGTGCATAATGTTAACGGGCATAATACCCAGCAGCAATACCAAAAACCACCGACAAATCCATTGCAAGAAATCCACAACAATCGCCACAATGAGTTGGACGATGGTGCTATCGACCTGAGCAAGAAGTCGATGGACGAAGCCCTTGACCTGGCAATGTCGGACAAATCCACTAAATGTTTGTCAGCTGACAGCTCAAAATGTCCAAATTGCCTGCACTTGCTGAAGCTTAAGATGCTACGGATGAATGTTGTGCGAATGTTGAGCATCCTGGTGCCCAATTTGAATTTTGAAGAAAAAGGGATCAACGCAGAGGGCGACTCGGTCGATGATCTGCTACGCGATGTGATTGAAAGCAATATTCATGATGATGATGGCCATGAGTAA